Below is a window of Polyangiaceae bacterium DNA.
GCGTTCGCCGGCGCCGGTTACAGCTCGAACGCCGTTCCGAAGGAGACGCTGGAGCCGGCGCTGCCCGACTGGGACGGATTCTCGTTCACCGCGGGCGGGCGCTTCGAGCTCGTCGAAAAGCTGTTCCTGGCCGCGTCCTACACGCAGCTCGTCTACCTGCCGCGGAAGGTCAGCGCCGACGAGAGCGAGCTCGACGATGGGACGGGGCTCGCCCACCTGCCGGATGGGAACGGGAACTACAAGCAAATGGTCGGCGTCTTGAACGTCAACGTCGACTTCCAGTTCTGACCGCAGCCCGTCGAATGGCGCGCGCCCGTCGCGCCACCAAAGCCACGATGGGGTACCTCGGAGGGTCGCTCTCGTTCTGCGTGTTGCTGGGGCTCGCAGCCTGTGGTTCCGACGGCGCGAGCGGTGGAGCTTCAGGGGGCACGAGCGGAAGCTCGGCGGGCGGAAGCTCGGCGGGCGGAAGCTCGGCGGGCGGAAGCTCGGCGGGCGGAAGCTCGGCGGGCGGAAGCTCGAGCGGCGGCGCTGCTGCGGGCGGCGGTCTGGCCGGAGGGTCGAGCGGCGGTGCTTCCGGGGGCAGCGGCGGGGCTTCGGGAGGCGCCGGCGGTACCGGCTCCTGCGCCCCCACGCCTTCGGCCGTGAAGTGCGGTGCGGCGGGCTGCGACACCAAGACCGAGGAGTGCTGTGGCGGACCGGTGGACGGCAAGTGCTTCGGTCTGACCGCGTTTTGCGGGCTCGGCGGCGGCATTCGCATGCAGTGCGACGATCCGAGCGATTGCGCCGACGGCGAGGTGTGCTGCGTCGCGGAGGTGCCGAACGCCGGCAACGACGCGCCCTACCAGACCCACTGCGTGAAGCCGAAGACCTTCCAGGAAGGTGGCGACGTCTTCGGCTGCGGCACCACCGGTGGCGGCTTCCCCTGGCCGCGTCTGTGTGCGTGCGCCGCCGACTGCAACGTCGGCAGCTGCAAGCTCGGGACGATCCTGGTGCCGACCACCAGCGCTTCTTACATGCGCTGCGAGTGAGATTCTCCTACCTGGGGTTGACAGACCGCGCGAGCTTTGGTGTCTCTTCGAGCGCCATGGGAGCCGTCCGCGATTTCATCACCTACCACTACCGCCACTTCAACGCGGCCGTCGTCATCGACGCCGCCAAGGCCTGGGAGGAGCACCTGGCGAAGGGCGGCAAGATGCTGCTCACCATCGCTGGTGCCATGAGCACCGCTGAGATGGGCCTGACGATTGCCGAGCTCATCCGCAAGGGCAGGGTGCACGGCATCTGCTGCACCGGGGCGAACCTGGAGGAGGACGTCTTCAACCTGGTCGCGCACAACAGCTACAAGCGCATCCCGGGCTATCGCAACCTGAGCGCCGAGGAGGAGAAGGCGCTCGAGCACCAGGGCTTGAACCGGGTCACCGACACCTGCATCCCCGAGGGCGAAGCGATGCGCAAGATCGAGCATCACATGCTCGCGCTCTGGCAGGAGGCCGACCAGAAGGGCGAGCGCTTCTTCCCGCACGAGCTCTTCTACAAGCTCCTCCGCAGCAAGAAGCTGGAGAAGGACTACGAGATCGATCCCAAGGACAGCTGGCTCCTGGCGGCGTGTGAGAAGAACCTGCCCATGTGGGTGCCTGGCTGCGAGGACTCGACGCTGGGCAACATGTTGGTGGCTGCGGTGGTGCGCGGCGACGTGAAGAGCCCGCTGGTGATCAAGAGCGGGCTCGAGCAAATGCGCACGCTGGTGGACTGGTACCGGGAAGAGAGCGCGCGCTCGAGCATCGGGTTCTTCCAGATCGGCGGCGGCATCGCCGGGGACTTCCCCATCTGCGTGGTGCCGCTGATCCACCAGGACCTTCAGGAGCAGTGCCCGTATTGGGGCTACTTCTGCCAGATCAGCGACTCGACCACCTCGTATGGCAGCTACAGCGGCGCCGTGCCGAACGAGAAAATCACCTGGGGCAAGCTCGACATCGACACGCCGCGCTTCATCATCGAGAGCGACGCGACCATCGTCTTCCCGCTGGTGGCAGCGTACCTCTTGAACATGTGACGGCTTGCCGCCGTCCGGCTCTTGGTTCACGATCGCGACGTGGATCTGGCGCGGATCTTCGCTCTCTCCGTGCTCGTCGCGGCTTGCAGCTCGACGACCAACAACAACCCGCACGGAACCGGCGGTGCCGCGGGCGACTCGAGCGGGGGCGCGGCCGGCGACGCGAGCGGGGGGATGGGTGGCGGCGGCGCGAGCGGCGGAGGCGGAGCACCATCGGGCGGAGGCGGAGCACCATCGGGCGGAGGCGGAGCGACGGGCGGAGGCGGAGCACCTTCGGGC
It encodes the following:
- a CDS encoding deoxyhypusine synthase family protein, giving the protein MGAVRDFITYHYRHFNAAVVIDAAKAWEEHLAKGGKMLLTIAGAMSTAEMGLTIAELIRKGRVHGICCTGANLEEDVFNLVAHNSYKRIPGYRNLSAEEEKALEHQGLNRVTDTCIPEGEAMRKIEHHMLALWQEADQKGERFFPHELFYKLLRSKKLEKDYEIDPKDSWLLAACEKNLPMWVPGCEDSTLGNMLVAAVVRGDVKSPLVIKSGLEQMRTLVDWYREESARSSIGFFQIGGGIAGDFPICVVPLIHQDLQEQCPYWGYFCQISDSTTSYGSYSGAVPNEKITWGKLDIDTPRFIIESDATIVFPLVAAYLLNM